One window from the genome of Sphaerotilus microaerophilus encodes:
- a CDS encoding trimeric intracellular cation channel family protein has product MDLSIAPQALGQTLSRTLSVTLTHTQTGIEIAAIAAFALSGAIEGARKRLDAVGVAVVACLTAFGGGTLRDVLLDRRPFFWVEHAWYIWVVFGLCAAAMLTMRARHFHPTERAMQWPDALGLGLFAASGTQIALTAGMPALVAVLMGVITSVFGGVLRDIVCNQIPTAFSDHRPYALCAFAGGWVLVAVQRAEWGASAALAAGALVAIVLRVAGMWWDWQLPAWDAERRR; this is encoded by the coding sequence ATGGACCTTTCCATTGCGCCCCAAGCCCTTGGCCAGACGCTCAGCCGCACGCTGAGCGTCACGCTCACCCACACGCAGACCGGCATCGAGATCGCCGCCATCGCGGCCTTCGCGCTGTCGGGCGCGATCGAGGGTGCGCGCAAGCGGCTCGACGCGGTGGGCGTCGCGGTGGTGGCCTGCCTCACCGCTTTCGGCGGCGGCACGCTGCGCGACGTGCTGTTGGACCGCCGACCCTTCTTCTGGGTCGAGCACGCCTGGTACATCTGGGTGGTGTTCGGCCTGTGCGCTGCGGCGATGCTGACGATGCGCGCACGTCACTTCCACCCCACCGAGCGCGCGATGCAGTGGCCCGATGCACTCGGCCTGGGGCTGTTCGCCGCCAGCGGCACGCAGATCGCGCTGACCGCCGGCATGCCGGCGCTGGTCGCGGTGCTGATGGGGGTGATCACCTCGGTGTTCGGCGGCGTGCTGCGCGACATCGTCTGCAACCAGATTCCCACCGCCTTCAGCGACCACCGCCCCTACGCGCTGTGCGCCTTTGCCGGCGGCTGGGTGCTGGTGGCGGTGCAGCGCGCCGAGTGGGGCGCCAGCGCGGCACTGGCCGCCGGGGCGCTGGTGGCGATCGTGCTGCGCGTGGCCGGCATGTGGTGGGACTGGCAGCTACCGGCCTGGGACGCGGAACGGCGGCGCTGA
- a CDS encoding glycosyl hydrolase, protein MPRSGPRTAPTRGAIVLLIATRKGAWLLHGDATRRSWRLDGPHFHGHSISHLVLDPRDGRTLLAAAKTGHLGPTIFRSTDLGRTWKEASRPPAFAQPKDGSPARSVDHTFWLTPCHANEPGSWYAGTSPQGLFRSDDGGDTWMPLPGVNDNLVMREWMGTVQDGTPDGPKLHSIVIDPADPAHLLFGMSGGGVHESFDRGATWHTLIGGLEVVEGFDASQPTFHDPHCIRACPSQPTRLYMQNHCGIYRLDRPSDIWQRIGRKMPKKVGDIGFPMVVHPRDADTAWVFPMDGSGVWPRTSPDGRPAAYVTRNAGRSWQRLDAGLPTEQAWWTVKRQAMCADQREAVGLYVGNTGGEIWMLRDDASQDATQRWRNIARHLPEIYAIEAAAPAAD, encoded by the coding sequence ATGCCCCGTTCCGGCCCCCGCACCGCGCCCACCCGGGGCGCCATCGTCCTGCTCATCGCCACCCGAAAGGGCGCCTGGCTGCTGCACGGCGACGCCACGCGGCGCAGCTGGCGCCTGGACGGCCCGCACTTCCATGGTCACAGCATCAGCCACCTGGTGCTGGACCCGCGCGACGGCCGCACCCTGCTCGCCGCGGCGAAAACCGGCCACCTCGGCCCGACGATCTTCCGCTCCACCGACCTCGGCCGCACCTGGAAGGAAGCCTCCCGGCCGCCCGCCTTCGCGCAGCCGAAGGACGGCAGCCCCGCCCGCAGCGTCGACCACACCTTCTGGCTCACCCCCTGCCACGCCAACGAGCCCGGCAGCTGGTACGCCGGCACCTCGCCGCAGGGGCTGTTTCGCAGCGACGACGGCGGCGACACCTGGATGCCGCTGCCCGGCGTGAACGACAACCTGGTGATGCGCGAGTGGATGGGCACGGTGCAGGACGGCACGCCCGATGGCCCCAAGCTGCACTCCATCGTCATCGACCCGGCCGACCCGGCGCACCTGCTGTTCGGCATGTCCGGCGGCGGCGTGCATGAGTCCTTCGACCGCGGCGCCACCTGGCACACGCTGATTGGCGGGCTGGAGGTGGTGGAGGGCTTCGACGCCAGCCAGCCCACCTTCCACGACCCGCATTGCATCCGCGCCTGCCCGAGCCAGCCGACGCGGCTGTACATGCAGAACCACTGCGGCATCTACCGGCTGGACCGGCCATCCGACATCTGGCAGCGCATCGGCCGCAAGATGCCCAAGAAGGTGGGCGACATCGGCTTCCCGATGGTGGTGCACCCGCGCGACGCCGACACCGCCTGGGTGTTCCCGATGGACGGCTCGGGCGTGTGGCCGCGCACCAGCCCGGACGGCCGCCCCGCCGCCTACGTCACCCGCAACGCCGGGCGCAGCTGGCAGCGCCTGGACGCCGGCCTGCCCACCGAGCAGGCCTGGTGGACCGTCAAGCGCCAGGCGATGTGCGCCGACCAGCGCGAGGCGGTGGGGCTGTACGTCGGCAACACGGGTGGTGAGATCTGGATGCTGCGCGATGACGCCAGCCAGGACGCCACCCAGCGCTGGCGCAACATCGCCCGCCACCTGCCGGAGATCTATGCCATCGAGGCGGCCGCTCCGGCGGCGGATTGA
- a CDS encoding MoaD/ThiS family protein, whose translation MRVLIPSALRSYTGAMWVELDLPAAPPPSVGTVLDALETRFPGMRFRMVDERGQLRPHMRCFVAGRAVHDLRRVLAAGEELHIVQALSGG comes from the coding sequence ATGCGCGTGCTGATCCCGAGCGCGCTGCGCTCCTACACCGGCGCGATGTGGGTCGAGCTCGACCTGCCCGCCGCGCCGCCGCCCAGCGTCGGCACGGTGCTCGACGCGCTGGAGACGCGCTTCCCCGGCATGCGCTTTCGCATGGTCGATGAGCGCGGCCAGCTCAGGCCGCACATGCGCTGCTTCGTGGCCGGGCGGGCGGTGCACGACCTGAGGCGCGTGCTGGCGGCGGGGGAAGAACTGCACATCGTGCAGGCACTGAGCGGCGGGTAG
- a CDS encoding TRAP transporter substrate-binding protein, translated as MQTATLKRLALLAASLALGAGGTAAQAQETILKVHHFLAPTSNIHENLIQPWCAKVQKESAGKLKCQLYPAMQLGGTPPQLFDQARDGTVDIVWTVPTYQAGRFMKTEVFEMPFITEHAEKASPALWEYVQKNALDEYRGVKPLLLHVNDGNLLHMGKVAVRRLEDLKGLKVRAPTRLGTRILTALGATPIQMPVPAVPEAIAKGVVDGAMLPWEVATSLKMQEIAKVHVETPAGHPKVSTIVFGLLMNQAKYDSLPPDLKKVIDANSGLEASRWAGKVADAALPPARKIAQDRGNTFVTLSAEETKRWVDATAQVDDEWVKEVGAKGLNGRALLDEARAAIRRYQ; from the coding sequence ATGCAAACCGCAACCCTGAAGCGGCTGGCGCTGCTGGCCGCTTCGCTCGCACTCGGCGCCGGCGGCACGGCCGCCCAGGCCCAGGAAACGATCCTGAAGGTCCACCACTTCCTGGCGCCCACCTCCAACATCCACGAGAACCTGATCCAGCCCTGGTGCGCCAAGGTGCAGAAGGAGTCGGCCGGCAAGCTCAAGTGCCAGCTCTACCCGGCCATGCAACTGGGTGGCACGCCGCCGCAACTCTTCGACCAGGCGCGTGACGGGACGGTGGACATCGTCTGGACGGTGCCGACCTACCAGGCCGGGCGCTTCATGAAGACAGAGGTCTTCGAGATGCCCTTCATCACCGAGCACGCCGAAAAGGCCAGCCCGGCGCTGTGGGAGTACGTGCAGAAGAACGCACTGGACGAGTACCGCGGCGTCAAGCCGCTGCTGCTGCACGTCAACGACGGCAACCTGCTGCACATGGGCAAGGTGGCGGTGCGCCGGCTGGAGGACCTCAAGGGCCTGAAGGTGCGCGCGCCCACCCGGCTGGGCACGCGCATCCTCACCGCGCTGGGCGCCACGCCGATCCAGATGCCGGTGCCGGCGGTGCCCGAGGCCATCGCCAAGGGCGTGGTCGACGGCGCGATGCTGCCCTGGGAGGTGGCCACCTCGCTGAAGATGCAGGAGATCGCCAAGGTGCACGTCGAGACGCCCGCCGGCCACCCGAAGGTCTCCACCATCGTCTTCGGCCTGCTGATGAATCAGGCGAAGTACGACAGCCTGCCGCCCGATCTGAAGAAGGTGATCGACGCCAACAGCGGCCTGGAGGCCTCGCGCTGGGCCGGCAAGGTGGCCGACGCCGCCCTGCCGCCGGCCCGCAAGATCGCCCAGGACCGTGGCAACACCTTCGTCACCCTGAGCGCGGAGGAAACGAAGCGCTGGGTCGATGCCACCGCGCAGGTGGACGACGAGTGGGTCAAGGAAGTGGGCGCCAAGGGCTTGAACGGCCGGGCGCTGCTTGACGAGGCCCGCGCGGCGATCCGCCGTTACCAGTGA
- a CDS encoding class II aldolase/adducin family protein, translated as METATGPDEATQRRVRQMARALGRGGLSGPFGHCSVRLDGRCCLVCAPKPMLAVGPGDAGSVVPFEGPLPAGVLGEVRIHQQIYQRRPEAGAICRFISPQVTALAALGRTPRARHGFGSYFAPAVPFWPQAALVRDDVAAAGVAELIGAGPAIVLNVNGAVTVGRSAEQALALAWFLEDAARVELAALAAGLAEQAPLLQGEVAAQRATWEGRIAERIWDFLTLNDPE; from the coding sequence ATGGAGACAGCAACCGGCCCGGACGAGGCCACCCAACGCCGCGTGCGGCAGATGGCCCGAGCGCTGGGCCGCGGCGGCCTCTCCGGCCCGTTCGGCCATTGCAGCGTCCGGCTCGATGGGCGCTGCTGCCTAGTCTGCGCGCCCAAGCCGATGCTGGCGGTCGGGCCGGGCGACGCGGGCAGCGTGGTGCCCTTTGAGGGGCCGCTGCCTGCCGGTGTACTGGGCGAGGTGCGCATCCACCAGCAGATCTACCAGCGCCGCCCGGAGGCGGGGGCGATCTGCCGCTTCATCTCGCCGCAGGTCACGGCGCTGGCCGCGCTGGGGCGCACGCCGCGGGCGCGGCATGGATTTGGCAGCTACTTTGCGCCCGCGGTGCCGTTCTGGCCGCAGGCGGCGCTGGTGCGCGACGATGTGGCCGCGGCCGGCGTGGCCGAGCTCATCGGTGCCGGCCCGGCCATCGTGCTGAATGTGAACGGTGCCGTCACCGTGGGGCGCAGCGCCGAGCAGGCATTGGCACTGGCCTGGTTCCTGGAGGACGCCGCCCGGGTCGAACTCGCCGCGCTGGCCGCGGGGCTGGCCGAGCAGGCGCCGCTGCTGCAAGGCGAGGTGGCCGCGCAGCGCGCCACCTGGGAAGGGCGCATCGCCGAGCGGATCTGGGATTTCCTGACGCTGAACGACCCTGAATGA
- a CDS encoding LysR family transcriptional regulator, giving the protein MTPPHGKPLARQVDLNLLELFDTVYRTRNLTEAGQRLGLSQSAVSHNLGRLRRSYGDELFVRMPRGVQPTPFADGLAEPVRAALDIVRDTLGRAAFVPERSERLFHIAMSDIGERLFLPRLLEQLAQVAPGVAIRTSSPDLALLADGLAGGAIDLAVGYLPGLGKRFRQQRLFSERFVYVADANHPHMAEPPTLARMRSLRHVVAAPPGTHHAAAVEEVLTSERVRAPIALRVGSFLSVAPILEGSELVALLPSNLARVVGPRLGLRAQEPRVAFPGFEVSMYWHPRYHREPGNAWLRELLHGQFFERAL; this is encoded by the coding sequence ATGACCCCGCCCCACGGCAAGCCGCTGGCCCGCCAGGTCGACCTGAACCTGCTGGAGCTGTTCGACACCGTCTACCGCACCCGCAACCTGACCGAGGCGGGGCAGCGGCTGGGGCTGTCGCAGTCGGCGGTGAGCCACAACCTGGGGCGGCTGCGGCGGTCCTATGGCGACGAGTTGTTCGTGCGCATGCCGCGCGGGGTGCAGCCCACGCCCTTTGCCGATGGGCTGGCCGAGCCGGTGCGCGCGGCGCTGGACATCGTGCGCGACACACTAGGGCGCGCCGCCTTCGTGCCCGAGCGCAGCGAGCGGCTGTTCCACATCGCCATGTCGGACATCGGCGAGCGCCTGTTCCTGCCGCGGCTGCTGGAGCAGCTGGCGCAGGTGGCGCCGGGGGTGGCGATCCGCACCTCGTCGCCGGATCTGGCGCTGCTGGCCGATGGGTTGGCCGGCGGCGCGATCGACCTGGCGGTGGGCTACCTGCCGGGGCTGGGCAAGCGCTTCCGGCAGCAGCGGCTGTTTTCCGAGCGGTTCGTCTACGTGGCCGATGCGAACCACCCGCACATGGCCGAGCCGCCCACGCTGGCGCGCATGCGCAGCCTGCGGCATGTGGTGGCCGCCCCGCCCGGCACGCACCACGCGGCGGCGGTGGAGGAGGTGCTGACCAGCGAGCGGGTGCGCGCGCCGATCGCCCTGCGGGTGGGCAGCTTCCTGAGCGTGGCGCCGATCCTGGAGGGCTCGGAGCTGGTGGCGCTGCTGCCGTCGAACCTGGCGCGGGTGGTCGGGCCGCGCCTGGGGCTGCGGGCGCAGGAGCCGCGCGTGGCGTTTCCGGGCTTCGAGGTGTCGATGTACTGGCACCCGCGCTATCACCGCGAGCCGGGCAACGCCTGGCTGCGCGAGCTGCTGCACGGGCAGTTCTTCGAGCGGGCGCTGTAG
- a CDS encoding Uma2 family endonuclease translates to MGLPAKAVAYIEMEDYLVLENASRHKHEYLDGVIYAIQGEPVRGMAGGSAIHADLIRNVGFALHQKLRGSACSVKMTEMRLRIDAASAVFYPDVLVHCSQPGSPATTYELTEARLVIEVLSPTTQHFDRGDKLAAYRQLPGLQHIVLISSLEPAAWHCQRVPAEGEWTELAPWPCGSRLAVPGLGVALDWDEVYAGVGLG, encoded by the coding sequence ATGGGCCTGCCTGCCAAAGCCGTCGCCTACATCGAGATGGAGGACTACCTTGTGCTGGAAAACGCCAGCCGCCACAAGCACGAGTACCTGGACGGGGTGATCTACGCCATCCAGGGCGAGCCGGTGCGCGGCATGGCGGGTGGGAGCGCGATCCACGCGGACCTGATCCGCAATGTCGGCTTTGCGCTGCACCAGAAGCTGCGTGGCAGCGCCTGCAGCGTCAAGATGACCGAGATGCGCTTGCGCATCGACGCGGCCAGTGCGGTGTTCTACCCCGACGTGCTGGTGCACTGCAGCCAGCCAGGCAGCCCGGCCACCACCTACGAGCTGACCGAGGCGCGGCTGGTGATCGAGGTGCTGTCGCCCACTACGCAGCACTTCGACCGCGGTGACAAGCTGGCCGCGTACCGCCAGCTGCCGGGGCTGCAGCACATCGTGCTGATTTCCAGCCTGGAGCCTGCTGCCTGGCACTGCCAGCGGGTGCCGGCCGAGGGCGAGTGGACCGAGCTGGCGCCCTGGCCGTGCGGCAGCCGGCTGGCAGTGCCAGGGCTGGGCGTGGCGCTGGACTGGGACGAGGTCTACGCTGGCGTGGGCCTGGGGTGA
- a CDS encoding ATP-dependent helicase, whose amino-acid sequence MAEAPSTLNPAQMEAVNHLSSPCLVLAGAGSGKTRVITQKIARLLQAGLHPAHIGAITFTNKAAQEMRERAKALVGAKASKHLVISTFHSLGVRLLREDGERLGLKPKFSILDSDDVLGVMREAGGTTDPKIARGWQWTISLWKNNGLTPEQAEAAAKTPDEVVAARVMRLYQERLTAYQAVDFDDLISLPLTLLQRDEETRLKWQKQLRHVLVDEYQDTNATQYELLKALVGADGVFTAVGDDDQSIYGWRGATIDNLKRLPLDYPNLKVIPLEQNYRSTGAILAAANNVIALNPKIFQKKLWSEFGEGEPVRVVECDNEEHEAERAVARIQGIRANATGAHAGATDWKDFAILYRANHQSRKLEEALRKAQIPYKVSGGQSFFDRAEIKDLCAWLRLLVNQDDDPAFLRAITTPKRGIGHTTLAALGEFSGKWKVSLFEALFQASLGTVMSKKAIGSLHEFGRYVNDLEYRARHTVGAEAARPMLLEWLTDIGYEKHLHEGEESEKLATARWGNVIDFIDWIARRCGGEIDNDGADAQGTQGETEKKSVLDVAQTISVILSLAERSEDQDMVTLSTLHASKGLEWPHVVLVGVNEGTLPFRREEEEMTADRLEEERRLMYVGITRARRTLLVSTLLRQKRGREVRKAIPSRFIAEMKLDERTAKEDPRERLKALRAEFAAKAAQAKPAR is encoded by the coding sequence ATGGCCGAAGCCCCCTCCACCCTCAACCCCGCCCAGATGGAGGCGGTGAACCACCTGTCGTCGCCCTGCCTGGTGCTGGCAGGCGCAGGGTCGGGCAAAACGCGGGTGATCACGCAGAAGATCGCGCGGCTGCTACAGGCGGGGCTGCATCCGGCCCACATCGGCGCCATCACCTTCACCAACAAGGCGGCGCAGGAGATGCGCGAGCGGGCCAAGGCGCTGGTGGGGGCCAAGGCGTCCAAGCACCTGGTGATCTCCACCTTCCACTCGCTGGGGGTGAGGCTGCTGCGCGAGGACGGTGAGCGCCTGGGCCTGAAGCCCAAGTTTTCCATCCTCGACAGCGACGACGTGCTCGGCGTGATGCGCGAGGCCGGCGGCACGACCGACCCCAAGATCGCGCGCGGCTGGCAGTGGACCATCAGCCTGTGGAAGAACAACGGCCTGACGCCCGAGCAGGCCGAGGCTGCCGCCAAGACGCCCGACGAGGTGGTGGCCGCACGGGTGATGCGGCTGTACCAGGAGCGGCTGACGGCCTACCAGGCGGTGGACTTTGACGACCTGATCAGCCTGCCGCTGACCCTGCTGCAGCGCGACGAGGAAACCCGCCTGAAGTGGCAGAAGCAGCTGCGCCACGTGCTGGTGGACGAGTACCAGGACACCAACGCGACCCAGTACGAACTGCTCAAGGCGCTGGTGGGGGCGGACGGCGTGTTCACCGCGGTGGGCGACGACGACCAGAGCATCTACGGCTGGCGCGGCGCGACCATCGACAACCTCAAGCGCCTGCCGCTGGACTACCCGAATCTGAAGGTGATTCCGCTGGAGCAGAACTACCGCTCCACCGGCGCCATCCTGGCGGCCGCCAATAACGTCATCGCGTTGAACCCGAAGATCTTCCAGAAGAAACTGTGGAGCGAGTTCGGCGAGGGCGAGCCGGTGCGGGTGGTGGAGTGCGACAACGAGGAGCACGAGGCCGAGCGGGCCGTGGCGCGCATCCAGGGCATCCGCGCCAATGCCACGGGCGCACATGCCGGGGCGACGGACTGGAAGGACTTCGCCATCCTCTACCGCGCCAACCACCAGAGCCGCAAGCTGGAGGAGGCGCTGCGAAAGGCGCAGATCCCCTACAAGGTGTCGGGCGGGCAGAGCTTCTTCGACCGCGCCGAGATCAAGGACCTGTGCGCCTGGCTGCGCTTGCTGGTCAACCAGGACGACGACCCGGCCTTTCTGCGCGCCATCACCACGCCCAAGCGCGGCATCGGTCACACCACGCTGGCGGCGCTGGGCGAGTTCTCGGGCAAGTGGAAGGTCAGCCTGTTCGAAGCGCTGTTCCAGGCCTCGCTGGGCACGGTGATGAGCAAGAAGGCGATCGGCTCGCTGCACGAGTTCGGCCGCTACGTCAACGACCTCGAATACCGGGCCCGCCACACGGTGGGCGCCGAGGCGGCCCGGCCGATGCTGCTGGAATGGCTGACCGACATCGGCTACGAGAAGCACCTGCACGAGGGCGAAGAGAGCGAGAAGCTGGCCACCGCCCGCTGGGGCAACGTGATCGACTTCATCGACTGGATCGCCAGGCGCTGCGGCGGCGAGATTGACAACGACGGCGCCGATGCGCAAGGGACTCAGGGCGAGACCGAGAAGAAGAGCGTGCTCGACGTGGCCCAGACCATCAGCGTGATCCTCAGCCTGGCCGAGCGCAGTGAGGACCAGGACATGGTGACCCTGTCCACCCTGCACGCCAGCAAGGGCCTGGAGTGGCCGCACGTGGTGCTGGTCGGCGTCAACGAGGGCACCCTGCCCTTCCGGCGCGAAGAAGAAGAGATGACCGCCGACCGCCTGGAAGAAGAGCGCCGGCTGATGTACGTGGGCATCACCCGCGCCCGCCGCACCCTGCTGGTCAGCACCCTGCTGCGCCAGAAGCGCGGGCGCGAGGTGCGCAAGGCGATTCCCAGCCGCTTCATCGCCGAGATGAAGCTGGACGAGCGCACCGCCAAGGAGGATCCGCGCGAGCGGCTCAAGGCATTGCGTGCGGAATTTGCGGCCAAGGCGGCGCAGGCCAAGCCGGCACGCTGA
- a CDS encoding S8 family peptidase, with amino-acid sequence MTAQPYPSLARPTLRLLTLAMSLGLGSAAWAVQPPPAAGNAATAAASEMPELTDRVIVKYRNAANASQVDPATLAKAQMAGNRSGVRLSHQRARGDGNHVLRMDKRLTVDQARTLAQAIQSGDSNVEYAEPDRIMRIQLVPNDPSYASQWHYYETAGGLTAPTAWDKSTGAGITVAVIDTGYRPHADLVANIVPGYDFIGDTFVSNDGNGRDADALDPGDAVAANECGGTHAAQSSSWHGTHVAGTIAAVTNNAVGVAGVAYGAKVMPVRVLGKCGGYTSDIADAITWASGGAVSGVTATATPARVLNLSLGGSGACDTTTQTAINGARSRGTVVVVAAGNSNADAANYSPASCSGVITVAAVGRTGGRAYYSNYGASVEVAAPGGDMSTGSTNGVLSTLNTGTSAPGADSYAYYQGTSMATPHVAGVVALMLAKNSALTPDQVDTMLKSTARAFPATCSQCGAGIVNARAAVDAAMGTVVTPPPPTTTTVAETTANNNSRTAAQAITPNPALVNGSISSKTDTDYFKVTLAAGKTLTATLTPPATGDYDLYAYNAAGTQVASSRKLTGLVDSVTVTNLSTTTASTVYVQVKYYSGVSGTTAGKYTLGLSQ; translated from the coding sequence ATGACCGCACAACCGTACCCGTCGCTCGCCCGCCCCACCCTGCGCCTGCTGACCCTTGCCATGAGCCTGGGCCTGGGCAGCGCGGCCTGGGCCGTTCAGCCGCCCCCCGCCGCGGGCAACGCGGCCACGGCCGCGGCATCGGAGATGCCCGAGCTGACCGACCGGGTGATCGTCAAGTACCGCAATGCCGCCAATGCCAGCCAGGTGGATCCCGCTACGCTGGCCAAGGCGCAGATGGCAGGCAACCGCTCCGGCGTGCGGCTCAGCCACCAGCGCGCCCGCGGTGACGGCAACCATGTGCTGCGCATGGACAAGCGCCTGACGGTCGACCAGGCCCGCACGCTGGCGCAGGCGATCCAGTCCGGCGACAGCAACGTCGAGTACGCCGAGCCCGACCGCATCATGCGCATCCAGCTCGTGCCGAACGACCCGAGCTACGCCTCGCAGTGGCACTACTACGAAACCGCGGGCGGCCTGACCGCCCCGACGGCCTGGGACAAGTCCACCGGTGCAGGCATCACCGTCGCGGTCATCGACACCGGCTACCGCCCGCATGCGGACCTGGTTGCCAACATCGTGCCGGGCTATGACTTCATCGGCGACACCTTCGTCTCCAACGATGGCAACGGCCGTGACGCCGATGCCCTCGATCCCGGCGACGCCGTGGCCGCCAACGAATGCGGTGGCACCCACGCGGCGCAAAGTTCGAGCTGGCACGGCACCCACGTGGCCGGCACGATTGCCGCGGTGACCAACAACGCCGTGGGCGTCGCCGGTGTCGCCTACGGCGCCAAGGTGATGCCGGTGCGCGTGCTGGGCAAGTGCGGCGGCTACACCTCCGACATCGCCGATGCCATCACCTGGGCGTCGGGCGGCGCCGTCAGCGGCGTGACCGCCACGGCCACCCCGGCGCGGGTGCTCAACCTGTCCCTGGGCGGCAGCGGCGCCTGCGACACCACCACCCAGACGGCCATCAACGGCGCACGCAGCCGCGGCACCGTGGTGGTCGTGGCGGCGGGCAACTCCAACGCCGATGCGGCCAACTACTCGCCGGCCAGTTGCTCGGGCGTCATCACCGTCGCCGCGGTCGGGCGCACGGGCGGTCGGGCGTATTACTCCAACTACGGCGCCAGCGTCGAGGTGGCCGCCCCCGGTGGCGACATGAGCACCGGCAGCACGAACGGCGTGCTGTCCACGCTGAACACCGGCACCTCGGCGCCGGGCGCCGACAGTTACGCCTACTACCAGGGCACCTCGATGGCCACGCCGCACGTGGCCGGCGTGGTGGCGCTGATGCTGGCGAAGAACTCGGCACTGACGCCCGACCAGGTGGACACGATGCTGAAGTCCACCGCCCGGGCCTTCCCGGCCACCTGCTCGCAGTGCGGTGCCGGCATCGTCAACGCCCGCGCGGCGGTCGATGCGGCGATGGGCACCGTGGTGACGCCCCCGCCGCCGACCACCACCACGGTGGCCGAGACGACGGCGAACAACAACTCGCGCACCGCGGCCCAGGCAATCACGCCGAATCCCGCGCTGGTCAACGGCTCGATCTCCAGCAAGACCGACACCGACTACTTCAAGGTGACGCTGGCGGCCGGCAAGACCCTCACCGCCACCCTGACGCCGCCGGCCACCGGTGACTACGACCTGTACGCGTACAACGCTGCCGGCACGCAGGTCGCCAGCAGCCGCAAGCTCACCGGCCTGGTGGACAGCGTCACCGTGACCAACCTCAGCACGACCACCGCCTCCACGGTCTACGTGCAGGTGAAGTACTACAGCGGCGTGAGTGGCACGACCGCCGGCAAGTACACGCTGGGCCTGTCTCAGTAA
- a CDS encoding LytR/AlgR family response regulator transcription factor has translation MNPPPAPVRALIADDERLMRDQLRSRLAQVWPELQIVAEARNGDEAVAQVAELRPDLVFLDIRMPGRSGIEAAREIARMDPTDTWPGCEVVFITAYDQYAVEAFEQGVVDYVLKPAEPERLRLTVERLRQRLARRAEQGAAGTADALQSQMQRLLAQLAGQLPAASQGGAVPPQRLQWIQASVGSQIQLIAVEDVLFFISDEKYTRVQTAQTEALIRKPIKELVEEVDPALFWQIHRSTLVNARAIAGVLRDERGRQLVQVRGCAERLEVSRSYTQLFKGM, from the coding sequence ATGAACCCGCCCCCTGCCCCCGTGCGAGCCCTCATCGCCGACGACGAGCGGCTGATGCGCGACCAGCTGCGCAGCCGCCTGGCGCAGGTCTGGCCCGAGCTGCAGATCGTCGCCGAGGCGCGCAACGGCGACGAGGCAGTGGCCCAGGTGGCCGAACTGCGGCCCGATCTGGTCTTCCTCGACATCCGCATGCCGGGGCGTAGCGGCATCGAGGCCGCCCGCGAGATCGCCCGCATGGACCCGACCGACACCTGGCCGGGCTGCGAGGTGGTGTTCATCACCGCCTACGACCAGTACGCGGTCGAGGCCTTCGAGCAGGGCGTGGTCGACTACGTGCTCAAGCCGGCCGAGCCCGAGCGCCTGCGCCTGACCGTGGAGCGGCTGCGGCAGCGCCTGGCCCGGCGTGCCGAGCAGGGCGCGGCCGGCACCGCCGATGCCCTGCAGAGCCAGATGCAGCGCCTGCTTGCCCAGCTGGCGGGGCAGCTGCCGGCCGCGAGCCAGGGCGGCGCGGTGCCGCCGCAGCGCCTGCAGTGGATCCAGGCCAGCGTGGGCAGCCAGATCCAGCTCATCGCGGTGGAGGACGTGTTGTTCTTCATCTCCGACGAGAAGTACACCCGTGTGCAGACCGCGCAGACCGAGGCGCTGATCCGCAAGCCGATCAAGGAACTGGTCGAGGAGGTGGATCCGGCGCTGTTCTGGCAGATCCACCGCTCCACGCTGGTCAACGCGCGGGCGATTGCCGGTGTGCTCCGCGACGAGCGCGGCCGCCAGCTGGTGCAGGTGCGCGGCTGCGCCGAGCGGCTGGAGGTCAGCCGCAGCTACACGCAGCTCTTCAAGGGCATGTGA